A window of the Helianthus annuus cultivar XRQ/B chromosome 4, HanXRQr2.0-SUNRISE, whole genome shotgun sequence genome harbors these coding sequences:
- the LOC110937697 gene encoding probable carboxylesterase 8 — protein MASQSQPPNPDRFKILNLTLNPDGSLTRPTFPSSPATPELTGDSQLTLSKDIPLNSTTATFLRLYRPIAPSTQKLPIIIYFHGGGFVYVSAASTPIHLTCSNISANSPALVVSVEYRLAPEHRLPAAYEDGVDAILWVRDQAVKSKVNTSDDWLTDVADFSKVYLMGTSAGGNLVYNAGLRALDLDLEPVMIAGLIIDQPFFGGVERTQGEIGVVDDRSLSLAGTDLMWSLALPSGCDRDHEYCNPVVGQRREKIERLPACLIRVNGGDLMVDRQKDFANLLESCGVQMTRNFYEGAYHGVEVFEPEKAQILYNDVKNFVLN, from the exons ATGGCATCTCAATCTCAACCACCCAATCCGGATCGTTTCAAAATCCTGAACTTGACCTTAAACCCCGATGGATCTCTGACCCGACCCACCTTTCCATCCTCACCGGCCACCCCTGAACTCACCGGCGACTCCCAACTCACCCTTTCAAAAGACATCCCATTAaactccaccaccgccaccttcCTCCGCCTCTACCGTCCCATCGCACCCTCCACCCAAAAACTCCCCATCATCATCTACTTTCACGGTGGCGGTTTCGTCTACGTCAGCGCCGCCAGCACCCCCATACACCTTACCTGCTCCAACATATCCGCTAACTCTCCGGCACTCGTCGTATCCGTCGAGTACCGCCTTGCCCCTGAACACCGTCTCCCTGCGGCGTATGAAGACGGTGTGGACGCAATCCTTTGGGTGCGGGACCAGGCGGTGAAGTCAAAAGTCAACACTAGCGACGACTG GTTGACTGATGTTGCTGACTTTTCTAAAGTGTACTTAATGGGTACTAGTGCTGGAGGAAACCTGGTGTACAACGCGGGTCTACGTGCACTTGATCTTGATCTTGAGCCGGTTATGATTGCAGGGCTTATAATCGACCAACCTTTTTTTGGTGGGGTTGAGCGTACGCAAGGGGAAATTGGTGTGGTAGATGATCGGAGTTTGAGTTTGGCGGGAACTGATCTTATGTGGTCTTTGGCGTTGCCATCAGGGTGTGACAGAGACCACGAGTATTGTAATCCTGTCGTAGGTCAACGCCGTGAAAAGATTGAACGACTTCCGGCATGTTTGATCAGAGTGAACGGTGGGGATTTAATGGTGGATAGACAAAAGGATTTTGCTAACTTGTTGGAGTCATGTGGTGTGCAAATGACGAGAAATTTTTATGAGGGAGCGTACCATGGTGTTGAGGTCTTTGAACCAGAGAAGGCACAAATCTTGTACAATGATGTTAAGAATTTTGTTTTGAATTGA